A stretch of the Arachis stenosperma cultivar V10309 chromosome 6, arast.V10309.gnm1.PFL2, whole genome shotgun sequence genome encodes the following:
- the LOC130934894 gene encoding uncharacterized protein LOC130934894 has translation MADFLVEVTGDPGEDMGTRWKLHVDGASNQTFGGAGIILESPNGVVYEQSVRFEFPISNNQAEYEALIGGLTLATEVGAKRLEVCSDSQVVTSQVNGNYQAKDPLLQNTKPGEGNRSLIQGMTREPAIALHITTLSPSWLDPITNYLEHGQVPGDEKDAVKLRREAAKYAVIQGQLFRKGLSQPLLKCLHPDQTDYVLREVHEGCCGHHIGGKALARKLIRAGYYWPSMMADSKEFVKKCIKCQQNANFAKAPANELSLLTTSRPFAQWGIDLLGPFPVGPGQVITRFGIPEVVISDNGTQFADKKFTEFLNGLGIRQRFSSIEHPRTNGQVESANKVILSGLKKRLDNKKGAWADELASVLWSYRTTEQSSTKETPFRLTYGVDAVIPVEIGEPSPRLLLKGVEETVEKDLIEEAREMAHLTETTLKQRVALRYNTKVLKREFGPNDLVLRRNDIGLPTPGEGKLAANWEGPYRIKKVMGKGAFKLERLDGKEVPRTWNADNLRRFYS, from the exons ATGGCGGATTTTTTGGTTGAAGTAACAGGAGACCCAGGCGAAGACATGggtacacggtggaagctccatgtggacggagcctccaaccagacctTCGGAGGAGCCGGGATCATCCTAGAAAGTCCAAACGGGGTTGTATACGAACAATCGGTCAGATTCGAGTTCCCcatctcgaacaaccaagcagaGTACGAAGCCCTCATAGGAGGCTTGACCCTAGCAACAGAGGTCGGCGCAAAAAGGCTGGAAGTATGCAGCGATTCCCAAGTCGTCACTTCCCAAGTAAACGGCAACTATCAAGCCAAGGACCCCTTGTTACAGAA cacgaAGCCAGGGGAGGGAAAccggtctctcatccaaggcatgACAAGGGAACCTGCAATTGCACTACACATAACAACCCTAAGTCCTtcatggctagaccccatcaccaACTACCTAGAACACGGCCAAGTCCCTGGTGACGAAAAGGATGCGGTAAAATTAAGGAGAGAAGCGGCCAAATACGCCGTCATCCAAGGACAGCTGTTCAGAAAAGGGCTCAGCCAGCCCCTACTGAAGTGCCTACACCCCGACCAAACGGACTATGTCCTCAGGGAAGTCCACGAGGGCTGCTGTGGGCACCACATCGGAGGAAAAGCCCTAGCGAGGAAGTTGATCCGAGCTGGGTACTACTGGCCGTCAATGATGGCAGATTCCAAAGAGTTTGTCAAAAAGTGCATAAAGTGCCAacagaacgccaactttgccaAGGCACCGGCAAACGAGTTGAGCTTGCTGACGACCTCCCGGCCATTCGCTCAGTGGGGAATCGACCTCTTAGGGCCCTTCCCTGTCGGCCCTGGGCAG gtgataacaCGGTTCGGGATACCAGAagtcgtcatctcggacaacggcACACAATTTgctgacaaaaagttcacagAATTTCTCAACGGCCTAGGTATAAGGCAGAGGTTCTCTTCGATAGAACACCCTCGGACGAACGGACAAGTGGAGTCCGCCAACAAGGTTATCCTTTCAGGgctaaagaagaggttggacaacaaaaagggtgcttgggccgacgagctGGCATCGGTCCTCTGGTCTTATCGAACAACCGAGCAATCCTCCACCAAGGAAACCCCTTTCCGACTAACGTACGGGGTGGATGCAGTAatacccgtggagatcggtgaACCAAGCCCGCGATTGCTTTTGAAAGGAGTAGAGGAAACTGTAGAAAAGGACCTGATAGAGGAAGCCCGAGAAATGGCCCACTTGACAGAAACGACGCTAAAACAAAGAGTGGCGCTCcgctacaacaccaaagtgctcaagaGGGAATTTGGGCCAAACGACCTCGTCCTGAGGCGAAATGATATCGGCCTGCCGACCCCAGGAGAAGGCAAGCTAGCGGCCAACTGGGAAGGCCCATATAGAATCAAGAAAGTGATGGGAAAAGGGGCCTTTAAGTTAGAAAGGCTCGATGGCAAGGAGGTCCCGAGAACATGGAACGCGGACAACCTTagaagattctactcctag
- the LOC130932774 gene encoding U-box domain-containing protein 30-like, protein MPQYQPSKETSKLDAFLGLDNKALLKVAEKLELKVMIEEMESSTSIDDVPAVFICPISLEPMQEPVTLSTGQTYERSNIVKWFSLGHRTCPITMQELWDDDDGGNSLTPNNTLSHLILTWFSHKYIATKKKLEDVQGRVSELLDTLKKVKGQARVRALKELHKLVESHVEARKSVLENNGVALVSSLLGPFTSHAVGSEAIGIIVNFDLSSELKRDLVNPAKVSLLVDIMNEGTIETKMNCAKLIQILLMEGKNDIQNYEIVSSLSLLVGLLRLIRDKKHPNGVLIGLKLLKSICSSYESVRSSVVSIGTIPQLIEFLPNWNNECLEIALYVLELLSTIPEGILALKQCPKIVPNVVKLLMRVSENCTQFALSILLAIYKIAPEECASQAVEAGLAPKLLLVIQSGCNPVLKQMSSEFLKMCSLNYSANILISKCMLTTTIQ, encoded by the coding sequence ATGCCACAGTATCAACCATCTAAAGAAACTTCAAAGCTTGATGCTTTTTTGGGTCTAGATAATAAGGCCCTGTTGAAAGTTGCTGAGAAATTGGAgctgaaggtgatgattgaggAAATGGAATCTTCAACAAGCATTGATGATGTTCCTGCAGTGTTCATTTGTCCAATTTCACTTGAGCCAATGCAAGAGCCAGTGACACTTTCAACTGGCCAAACCTATGAAAGATCCAACATCGTCAAATGGTTCTCACTTGGCCACAGAACTTGCCCCATAACAATGCAAGAGCTTtgggatgatgatgatggtggtaATTCTCTCACACCAAACAACACTCTCAGCCACTTGATCCTCACTTGGTTCTCTCACAAGTACATAGCCACGAAGAAGAAATTGGAGGATGTTCAAGGTAGGGTTTCGGAACTCTTGGACACACTCAAGAAGGTTAAGGGTCAAGCTAGAGTTAGAGCTCTTAAGGAACTTCACAAACTTGTTGAATCTCATGTTGAAGCAAGGAAGTCAGTGCTGGAGAATAATGGGGTTGCTTTGGTTTCTTCACTTTTGGGTCCATTTACTTCACATGCTGTTGGGTCAGAAGCAATTGGGATAattgtgaattttgatttgagttctGAGTTGAAGAGGGATTTGGTGAATCCAGCTAAGGTGTCATTGTTGGTTGATATCATGAATGAGGGAACAATTGAGACCAAGATGAATTGTGCAAAGTTGATTCAAATTCTGCTGATGGAAGGTAAAAACGACATCCAAAATTATGAGATTGTTTCAAGTTTGAGTCTTTTGGTTGGGTTATTGAGGCTAATTAGGGATAAGAAACACCCAAATGGGGTCTTAATTGGTCTCAAATTACTCAAATCTATATGTTCATCATATGAATCAGTTAGAAGCTCAGTGGTAAGCATAGGAACAATTCCTCAATTGATTGAGTTTTTACCAAATTGGAACAATGAGTGCTTAGAGATAGCACTCTATGTTCTTGAGTTGTTGTCAACAATTCCAGAGGGTATTTTAGCATTGAAGCAGTGTCCAAAGATTGTTCCAAATGTGGTGAAGTTGTTGATGAGAGTCTCAGAGAATTGCACACAATTTGCATTGTCAATATTGTTGGCTATTTACAAGATTGCCCCTGAAGAATGTGCATCACAGGCAGTGGAAGCTGGTTTGGCACCAAAGCTGTTGCTAGTGATTCAGAGTGGATGCAATCCAGTGTTGAAGCAGATGTCTTCTGAGTTCTTGAAAATGTGCAGTTTGAATTACTCTGCTAATATCTTGATTTCAAAGTGTATGCTTACCACAACAAtacaatga